One Synechococcus sp. PROS-9-1 DNA window includes the following coding sequences:
- a CDS encoding ecotin family protein, with protein sequence MGLGFLRLALPLLMVAASAPTAAIPRLDLSGYPAPKQGQKRWVIQPSGLLPKSDDEMISAHPLDWRVQLIVGKEVDVDCNVKRLSGPSLSMQRLPEASGKALFEVNGPVLVLSTRMACTQEQVEGRSFLSLGKQPYLIPYNASWPVVVDLPEGVVLRWRVWKAETLQQEAVKL encoded by the coding sequence ATGGGTCTGGGATTCTTGAGGCTGGCACTGCCGCTGCTGATGGTTGCGGCCTCAGCTCCTACTGCTGCGATTCCTCGTCTTGACCTGAGTGGTTATCCAGCACCCAAGCAAGGCCAAAAGCGTTGGGTGATTCAGCCCTCGGGCCTTTTGCCGAAGAGTGATGACGAGATGATTTCGGCCCATCCACTCGATTGGCGCGTCCAGTTGATCGTGGGCAAAGAGGTGGATGTTGACTGCAATGTCAAACGTTTGTCGGGTCCGTCTTTATCGATGCAGCGACTGCCTGAAGCCTCTGGAAAGGCCTTGTTTGAAGTAAATGGCCCCGTGCTTGTGCTCAGTACACGCATGGCTTGCACTCAGGAACAAGTGGAAGGCAGATCCTTTTTGTCGCTCGGTAAGCAGCCCTATTTGATTCCCTACAACGCGTCTTGGCCGGTGGTGGTGGATCTGCCCGAAGGGGTGGTGTTGCGCTGGAGGGTTTGGAAAGCGGAGACGCTTCAACAGGAAGCTGTGAAACTTTGA
- a CDS encoding aminotransferase class IV: MTASQPQDSIAWIKGKWGRPAELELPLSDRGLLLADGLFETVLIDHNHPCLLDAHLRRWDESADLLGMAPPPKRSWLDPLIQEAIERLGLEQMYGALRLNWSRGDGSKRGIGLDHNPADPSRHRFWMTLQTHTPTFQTVRTWISRHEYRHAYSLMSRCKTFAYGQAIQVRREAQQREAEDGLMLSTNGSLCCGSSANLVVQRHGQWLTPPISDGCLPGVMRGQALKQGLIKEQSLSAEPQPGDQWLLINSLGCRTISQVNGEPLTNHGNGEAFWRSLLLSHSEQ; this comes from the coding sequence GTGACAGCATCTCAGCCACAAGACTCCATCGCCTGGATCAAGGGAAAGTGGGGGCGTCCTGCAGAACTGGAGCTGCCACTGAGCGACCGGGGGCTGCTGCTCGCCGATGGACTATTCGAAACGGTCCTCATTGATCACAACCATCCCTGCTTATTAGACGCACACCTCCGTCGATGGGATGAAAGTGCTGACCTTTTGGGAATGGCACCACCCCCAAAAAGGTCCTGGTTGGATCCATTGATTCAAGAAGCGATCGAACGACTTGGACTCGAGCAGATGTACGGGGCCCTGCGCCTGAACTGGAGTCGAGGCGATGGGAGCAAGCGAGGGATTGGCCTCGATCACAACCCAGCCGATCCATCCAGGCATCGGTTTTGGATGACGTTGCAAACCCATACGCCAACATTTCAGACGGTACGCACATGGATCAGTCGTCATGAATATCGGCATGCCTACAGCCTGATGAGTCGATGCAAAACGTTCGCCTATGGCCAAGCGATTCAAGTGCGGCGGGAGGCTCAACAGAGGGAGGCTGAAGATGGATTAATGCTCAGCACCAATGGCTCACTGTGCTGCGGCAGCAGCGCAAACCTTGTTGTGCAACGCCATGGCCAGTGGCTCACACCCCCCATAAGCGATGGCTGCCTGCCTGGAGTGATGCGGGGACAAGCCCTCAAGCAGGGACTGATAAAAGAGCAGTCGCTTTCAGCAGAACCGCAACCTGGTGATCAATGGTTATTAATCAACAGCCTTGGCTGCAGGACGATCAGCCAAGTGAATGGAGAACCACTCACGAATCACGGAAATGGAGAAGCTTTTTGGAGATCCTTGTTGCTGTCGCATTCTGAGCAGTGA
- the queC gene encoding 7-cyano-7-deazaguanine synthase QueC translates to MTDSTAIALLSGGLDSATAAALAIKSGFRVIGLSFDYGQRHRRELDAAVEIAKALNLDEHHTINVNLAMWGGSSLTDHTQTLPTSGVEAGMIPNTYVPGRNTVFIAIGLSLAEARGADRLVLGVNAVDYSGYPDCRPDYLEAFQDLADLSSRAGRQGHGPKLWAPLVEWSKQQIAEEALHLGVPIERTWSCYSGGDVPCGVCDSCRIRDEALIAAGRPDLCSPGRR, encoded by the coding sequence ATGACCGATTCCACCGCGATTGCCCTGCTCTCGGGAGGGCTTGATTCCGCAACGGCTGCTGCGCTCGCCATCAAGTCAGGCTTCCGCGTGATTGGCCTCTCCTTTGATTACGGCCAGCGCCATCGACGGGAGCTTGATGCCGCCGTAGAGATCGCCAAGGCTCTGAATCTGGATGAGCATCACACCATCAACGTGAATTTGGCGATGTGGGGAGGCTCCTCACTCACCGATCACACCCAAACCCTTCCCACCAGCGGCGTTGAGGCGGGCATGATTCCCAACACCTACGTCCCAGGGCGAAACACCGTGTTCATTGCGATCGGACTCAGCCTCGCCGAGGCGCGAGGCGCCGATCGACTCGTGCTGGGCGTGAATGCCGTGGACTACTCGGGCTATCCCGACTGCCGGCCCGATTATCTAGAGGCGTTTCAGGATCTCGCAGACCTCAGCAGCCGCGCTGGACGACAGGGCCATGGTCCAAAGCTTTGGGCACCACTTGTGGAGTGGAGTAAACAGCAAATTGCAGAGGAAGCATTGCATCTAGGGGTTCCCATCGAACGCACCTGGAGTTGCTATAGCGGAGGCGACGTGCCCTGTGGTGTCTGCGATAGCTGCCGCATCCGTGATGAGGCGCTGATCGCCGCCGGGCGGCCGGACCTATGCAGCCCAGGCCGTCGATGA
- the urtE gene encoding urea ABC transporter ATP-binding subunit UrtE, translated as MTMLEIRGLNTYYGESHILRDVDLRVLAGEMVCLIGRNGVGKTTLLKSLIGLLKPRSGEIVFEGNGIERQPPHRRARSGIGYVPQGREIIPQLTVEENLMLGMEALPGGLARNHRIDPFVYELFPILQEFLSRKGGDLSGGQQQQLAIARALLGQPKLLLLDEPTEGIQPNIVQDIEAAVQRIIAEKGIGVLLVEQHLQFVRQADRYYAMQRGGIVASGSTAELSQDVVDRFLSV; from the coding sequence ATGACAATGCTGGAGATTCGGGGCCTCAATACCTATTACGGCGAGAGTCACATCCTTCGAGATGTTGATTTGAGGGTCCTTGCAGGGGAAATGGTCTGCCTCATTGGCCGCAATGGCGTGGGTAAGACCACTCTTCTGAAGTCTCTGATCGGTTTGCTTAAGCCACGGTCTGGTGAGATTGTCTTTGAAGGTAATGGAATAGAGCGTCAACCTCCTCATCGGCGAGCAAGGTCAGGAATCGGTTATGTGCCTCAAGGGAGAGAAATTATTCCTCAACTAACTGTTGAAGAGAATTTGATGTTGGGGATGGAGGCCCTTCCAGGAGGTCTTGCTCGAAATCATCGTATCGACCCCTTTGTTTATGAGCTCTTCCCAATTCTCCAGGAGTTTCTTTCACGTAAAGGTGGTGATCTTTCTGGTGGTCAGCAGCAGCAGCTTGCCATTGCTCGTGCTCTGTTAGGTCAGCCTAAATTGTTGCTTCTTGATGAACCCACTGAGGGGATTCAGCCCAATATTGTGCAGGACATTGAGGCTGCCGTTCAACGAATTATCGCTGAGAAAGGGATTGGCGTTTTGCTGGTGGAACAGCATTTGCAATTTGTGCGCCAAGCTGACAGGTATTACGCCATGCAGCGTGGCGGGATTGTGGCGAGTGGGTCTACGGCTGAGCTCAGCCAAGACGTGGTGGATCGTTTCTTAAGTGTGTGA
- a CDS encoding anthranilate synthase component I family protein yields MNANQAGTQKLIRSKHLWIEPDVVAQALAEEHGEAGLIWLDGDASELGRWLTLAADPLEQRCCRGLPGEMGATNPFEALRSLDPGHWTGWLSYDAAAWLEPKNAWRSDAMASLWIGRYDPVLRFDLQLREIWIEGLDAKRHAAMERWILGLSEQGNRVPNALPNSKPLHTAWVRHSDRKAYAKGVEHIRDLIAMGDLFQANLTSCSSTTLQESINNLELFRRLRRACPAPFAGLVVASGEADGEALLSTSPERFMEVLPNGAVQTRPIKGTRPRDSDPQRDADQAAALVCSEKDRAENVMIVDLLRNDLGRVCVPGSVDVPQLVNLESYARVHHLTSVVSGQLRDGLSWVDLLESSWPGGSISGAPKLRACQRLQELEPQGRGPYCGSLLTLNWDGRFDSNILIRTVLRKNNELRVHAGCGIVADSDPQAEADELDWKLLPLLEALK; encoded by the coding sequence ATGAACGCCAATCAAGCCGGCACCCAAAAGCTCATTCGCAGCAAGCATCTCTGGATCGAACCTGATGTAGTCGCACAAGCGCTCGCCGAAGAGCATGGAGAAGCTGGCTTGATTTGGTTGGACGGGGATGCCAGCGAGCTTGGCCGTTGGCTCACCCTGGCAGCTGACCCTCTCGAGCAACGCTGCTGCCGTGGATTGCCGGGAGAGATGGGAGCCACCAATCCGTTTGAGGCTCTACGCTCGCTCGATCCTGGGCACTGGACGGGCTGGCTTAGTTACGACGCCGCCGCGTGGCTCGAACCCAAAAACGCCTGGCGAAGCGATGCCATGGCGAGCCTTTGGATCGGGCGCTACGACCCCGTTTTGCGCTTTGACCTACAACTCCGGGAGATTTGGATTGAGGGGCTTGATGCCAAGCGCCATGCCGCAATGGAGCGCTGGATTCTGGGCCTGAGTGAACAAGGCAACCGAGTCCCTAACGCACTCCCCAACTCCAAACCCCTGCATACAGCTTGGGTACGCCACAGCGACAGGAAGGCTTATGCCAAGGGCGTCGAGCACATCCGTGATCTGATCGCGATGGGTGATCTCTTTCAAGCCAATCTCACCAGTTGCTCCAGCACAACATTGCAGGAATCGATCAACAATCTGGAGCTCTTTCGGCGCTTGCGTCGAGCCTGCCCGGCACCCTTTGCTGGTCTGGTCGTTGCCAGCGGTGAGGCCGATGGTGAAGCACTCCTGTCCACATCGCCGGAACGCTTCATGGAAGTGCTGCCCAATGGTGCTGTTCAAACAAGGCCGATCAAGGGAACACGCCCTCGAGATTCCGATCCACAACGGGATGCTGATCAAGCAGCTGCATTGGTGTGCAGCGAAAAAGACCGTGCTGAAAATGTGATGATCGTCGACTTGCTGCGCAATGACCTTGGCAGGGTCTGCGTTCCTGGCAGCGTCGATGTTCCTCAACTGGTCAATCTCGAAAGCTACGCCCGGGTCCATCACCTCACCTCAGTCGTGAGCGGCCAACTCAGGGACGGACTGAGCTGGGTGGATCTATTGGAATCGAGCTGGCCTGGTGGTTCGATTAGTGGTGCACCAAAACTGAGAGCGTGCCAAAGGCTTCAAGAATTAGAACCCCAAGGTCGAGGTCCCTACTGCGGCTCCTTGCTAACGCTGAACTGGGATGGACGTTTTGACAGCAATATTTTGATTCGCACCGTTCTGCGCAAAAACAATGAGCTTCGGGTGCATGCAGGCTGCGGCATTGTTGCCGACTCGGATCCGCAAGCAGAAGCCGACGAACTCGACTGGAAACTGCTGCCACTTTTGGAGGCATTGAAGTGA
- a CDS encoding 7-carboxy-7-deazaguanine synthase QueE, producing MTDSLPVVETFHSLQGEGIHAGRSAFFIRLAGCNVGCSWCDTKHSWPTDSHPKRLVMDLATEATDAAETGAAFVVITGGEPLHHNLDELTSAIRSRCGQPLHLETSGVDRLSGAPDWITLSPKRHRPPRPEVVQTCHELKVVVHEPADLLFAEVVAAQAPQAKWLLQPGWDCEEGLQLAVAKVQQDQRWRLSVQSHKWLGVR from the coding sequence TTGACCGACTCTTTGCCCGTTGTTGAGACCTTTCACTCTCTTCAAGGGGAAGGGATCCATGCGGGCCGGAGTGCCTTTTTCATCCGTCTGGCGGGCTGCAATGTGGGTTGCAGCTGGTGCGACACCAAGCACTCATGGCCTACTGATTCCCATCCAAAGCGTCTGGTGATGGACTTGGCGACTGAAGCCACTGATGCCGCTGAAACCGGAGCCGCCTTTGTGGTGATCACCGGTGGAGAACCTCTGCACCACAACCTCGATGAGCTCACCTCTGCGATTCGCTCAAGGTGCGGACAGCCCCTGCATCTTGAGACCAGTGGTGTCGATCGATTGAGCGGTGCCCCCGACTGGATCACCCTTTCACCGAAGCGCCACAGGCCTCCAAGACCGGAGGTGGTGCAAACGTGTCACGAGCTCAAGGTTGTTGTGCACGAGCCGGCAGATTTGCTGTTTGCGGAGGTGGTGGCAGCACAAGCGCCCCAGGCCAAATGGCTTCTTCAGCCTGGCTGGGACTGCGAGGAAGGCCTGCAACTCGCCGTGGCCAAAGTCCAGCAAGATCAGCGTTGGCGGTTAAGCGTGCAAAGCCACAAATGGCTTGGCGTGCGCTAG
- a CDS encoding CTP synthase codes for MAKFVFVTGGVVSSIGKGIVAASLGRLLKSRGYSVSILKLDPYLNVDPGTMSPFQHGEVFVTEDGAETDLDLGHYERFTDTAMSRLNSVTTGSIYQSVINKERRGSYNGGTVQVIPHITGEIRDRIHRVAANSNADVVITEIGGTVGDIESLPFLEAIREFRGDVGRQDLAYIHVTLLPFIGTSGELKTKPTQHSVKELRSIGIQPDLLVCRSDRDINDELKRKIGGFCGVPQRAVIPSLDADSIYAVPLTLEDEGLCREVLDVLDLEDHDSDMVDWVQLVHKLRNPGPAVKVALVGKYIQLNDAYLSVVEALRHACLAQDASLDLHWVCAEEIEHQGADALLKGMDAVVVPGGFGNRGVDGKVAAIRWAREQRVPFLGLCLGMQCAVIEWARNLAGLTDATSAELEPGTTHPVIHLLPEQQDVVDLGGTMRLGVYPCRVTAGSLAARLYGEEVVYERHRHRFEFNNAYRNLFLESGYEISGSSPDGRLVELIELPEHPFFTACQYHPEFLSRPGRPHPLFRGLIEAAQQRLPSSPSEAMRQQNNSAAGSSHANLQP; via the coding sequence ATGGCCAAGTTCGTGTTTGTTACCGGTGGTGTGGTCTCCAGCATCGGCAAAGGGATTGTGGCCGCAAGCCTTGGGCGCCTGCTGAAGTCACGGGGCTACAGCGTCTCAATCCTGAAGCTGGATCCCTACCTGAATGTGGATCCAGGCACGATGAGCCCGTTTCAGCACGGTGAGGTATTTGTCACCGAAGACGGTGCCGAAACCGATCTCGATCTCGGCCACTACGAACGCTTCACGGACACCGCCATGTCGCGCCTAAACAGCGTGACCACCGGCTCGATCTATCAATCCGTCATTAATAAAGAGCGCCGAGGAAGTTATAACGGCGGGACCGTCCAGGTCATCCCCCATATCACCGGTGAAATCCGCGACCGCATTCACCGTGTGGCCGCAAACAGCAATGCCGATGTGGTGATTACCGAAATCGGTGGAACCGTTGGTGACATCGAATCCTTGCCCTTCCTAGAAGCGATTCGAGAATTCAGAGGGGATGTGGGACGACAAGATCTGGCCTACATCCACGTGACCCTTCTCCCCTTCATCGGCACATCGGGAGAACTGAAAACCAAACCCACCCAGCATTCGGTCAAAGAGCTGCGCTCAATCGGGATCCAGCCAGATCTGCTCGTCTGTCGCAGTGATCGCGATATCAATGATGAGCTCAAACGCAAAATTGGCGGCTTCTGCGGGGTGCCCCAGCGAGCGGTGATCCCCTCCTTAGACGCCGACAGCATTTACGCCGTTCCGCTCACACTCGAAGACGAAGGACTGTGCCGTGAAGTCCTCGACGTCCTGGACCTCGAAGATCACGACAGTGACATGGTGGATTGGGTGCAACTGGTGCACAAACTCCGCAATCCCGGGCCTGCGGTAAAGGTGGCGTTAGTAGGCAAGTACATCCAACTCAATGACGCCTACCTGTCTGTCGTAGAAGCCTTGCGCCACGCCTGCTTGGCCCAGGATGCCTCACTGGATCTGCATTGGGTCTGCGCCGAAGAGATTGAACACCAGGGGGCTGATGCCCTACTTAAAGGAATGGACGCCGTGGTGGTTCCAGGCGGATTCGGCAACCGTGGAGTGGATGGCAAAGTCGCCGCCATCCGCTGGGCGAGGGAGCAGCGCGTGCCATTCCTTGGCCTGTGCCTAGGGATGCAGTGCGCCGTGATCGAGTGGGCACGCAATCTGGCAGGACTCACCGATGCCACGAGCGCTGAGCTCGAGCCTGGCACCACCCATCCTGTGATCCATCTCCTGCCTGAACAACAGGACGTTGTTGACCTTGGAGGCACGATGCGTCTTGGCGTGTATCCCTGCCGAGTCACTGCAGGCAGCCTGGCCGCAAGGCTTTATGGAGAAGAGGTGGTGTACGAGCGCCATCGCCACCGCTTCGAATTCAACAACGCCTACCGAAACCTGTTTCTTGAGTCTGGCTACGAAATCAGCGGAAGCTCCCCCGATGGCCGGTTGGTGGAACTGATCGAACTTCCCGAACATCCATTTTTCACAGCCTGTCAGTACCACCCCGAATTCCTCTCCAGACCCGGCCGGCCCCATCCCCTATTCCGAGGTCTGATCGAAGCGGCGCAACAACGCTTGCCCTCCAGCCCCAGCGAAGCCATGCGCCAACAAAACAATTCAGCGGCTGGATCCAGTCATGCCAACCTGCAGCCTTGA
- a CDS encoding SDR family NAD(P)-dependent oxidoreductase: protein MRTLLISGASRGIGRAVAERALADGHRLSLGLRDRAALKQTPLDPDLAGSERVLLYPYAAEDPAAAQAWVEATTDHFGGFDSVIHSAGIFSRVPLLFAPSEEQEIAHTINVNLMGPWWLTRAAWPQLAAHGEGRIQVLVSMSGKRSKGRLAAYSASKFALLGLCQTMRNEGWAAGIRVTAICPGWVNTDMAAAVRSGPSDRWPTQSMDVEAMTQPEDIASMSAELLRLPNRALPFELAVSSSLE from the coding sequence GTGCGCACTCTCCTGATTAGTGGTGCAAGTCGTGGCATTGGTCGTGCGGTCGCGGAACGAGCTCTTGCCGACGGCCATCGCCTCAGTCTTGGGCTTCGCGATCGGGCAGCGTTGAAGCAGACGCCCCTGGATCCCGACCTGGCTGGGAGCGAACGGGTTTTGCTGTATCCCTATGCCGCTGAGGACCCCGCGGCAGCCCAGGCCTGGGTCGAGGCCACCACTGATCATTTCGGCGGCTTCGACAGCGTGATCCATAGCGCTGGGATCTTCAGCCGTGTTCCGCTCCTGTTTGCGCCCAGCGAAGAACAAGAAATCGCTCACACCATCAATGTGAATTTGATGGGACCGTGGTGGCTAACTCGTGCCGCCTGGCCGCAGTTGGCAGCCCATGGAGAGGGTCGCATTCAGGTTTTGGTTTCGATGAGCGGGAAGCGCAGCAAAGGTCGCCTGGCTGCCTATAGCGCCAGCAAATTTGCTCTGCTTGGTCTGTGCCAAACCATGCGCAACGAGGGTTGGGCTGCCGGAATTCGGGTCACGGCGATTTGTCCTGGTTGGGTGAATACGGATATGGCAGCTGCTGTGCGCAGCGGTCCGAGCGACCGCTGGCCAACGCAATCGATGGACGTTGAAGCGATGACTCAGCCCGAAGATATCGCTTCGATGAGCGCTGAACTGTTGAGGCTTCCCAATCGGGCGCTCCCCTTTGAGCTTGCTGTCAGCTCCAGCCTGGAGTGA